A genomic window from Egibacteraceae bacterium includes:
- a CDS encoding FGGY family carbohydrate kinase: MTARAGSEAVIGVDIGTTTAKAAAYDRDGNLLAAAGREYPLHAPAPGRAELDPDGVLAAVTAVLGEVVAAARSGGAAVAGVALSSAMHTLLALDAATTPLTPVVTYADNRAAEEARALRAGVGAEVYRRTGTPVQPMAPLAKLRWFRAHEPQVWRDAARWVSIKEYVLLRMLRSGVVDHSVAAATGMLDLAQLRWCCQPRSLTLVWSGSVSLGGRGW; the protein is encoded by the coding sequence GTGACCGCCCGGGCGGGCAGCGAGGCGGTCATCGGGGTCGACATCGGCACGACGACCGCGAAGGCCGCCGCTTACGACCGGGACGGCAACCTTCTCGCGGCGGCCGGCCGCGAGTATCCGCTGCACGCGCCGGCCCCCGGGCGGGCCGAGCTCGACCCCGACGGCGTCCTCGCGGCCGTGACCGCGGTGCTCGGCGAGGTCGTCGCCGCGGCCCGTTCCGGCGGCGCCGCCGTCGCCGGCGTCGCGCTCAGCTCGGCCATGCACACCCTGCTCGCCCTCGACGCGGCGACGACCCCGCTCACCCCCGTCGTGACGTACGCCGACAACCGGGCGGCCGAGGAGGCGCGAGCCCTGCGGGCCGGCGTCGGCGCCGAGGTCTACCGGCGCACGGGCACACCGGTCCAGCCGATGGCTCCTCTGGCGAAGCTCCGGTGGTTCCGCGCGCACGAACCGCAGGTGTGGCGGGACGCCGCGCGCTGGGTGTCGATCAAGGAGTACGTCCTGCTGCGGATGCTGCGCAGCGGCGTCGTCGACCACTCCGTCGCCGCGGCCACGGGCATGCTCGACCTTGCGCAGCTCCGCTGGTGTTGTCAGCCACGCTCGTTGACCTTGGTGTGGTCAGGTTCGGTGTCGTTGGGAGGGCGTGGGTGGTGA